One Colius striatus isolate bColStr4 chromosome 7, bColStr4.1.hap1, whole genome shotgun sequence DNA segment encodes these proteins:
- the PHLDA2 gene encoding pleckstrin homology-like domain family A member 2, with product MKMQAEVIREGELEKRSDSLFQLWKKKLVVLTKDSLSLFPDGHKRAKGKELGFGSILKVDCVERTGKYIYFTIVTKDRKEIDFRCPDQSCWNASITMALIDFQNKRAIQDFKSRQEMEQAAGTQERRLARAP from the coding sequence ATGAAGATGCAAGCCGAGGTGATCCGCGAGGGCGAGCTGGAGAAGCGGAGCGACAGCCTTTTCCAGCTGTGGAAGAAAAAGCTGGTGGTGCTGACTAAGGACAGCCTCAGTCTCTTCCCAGACGGGCATAAGCGGGCCAAAGGCAAGGAACTGGGCTTCGGCTCCATCCTCAAGGTGGACTGCGTGGAACGCACGGGCAAATACATCTACTTCACCATCGTCACCAAGGACCGCAAGGAGATTGACTTTCGGTGCCCGGACCAGAGCTGCTGGAACGCTTCCATCACCATGGCCCTCATCGACTTCCAGAACAAGCGGGCCATCCAGGACTTCAAGAGCCGTCAGGAGATGGAGCAGGCGGCGGGCACCCAGGAGCGGCGGCTGGCCCGGGCGCCGTGA